A window of the Lolium perenne isolate Kyuss_39 chromosome 7, Kyuss_2.0, whole genome shotgun sequence genome harbors these coding sequences:
- the LOC127317471 gene encoding wall-associated receptor kinase 1-like, with amino-acid sequence MTTPSTRFHSHKLLVLVLTLVVILAATAQEQQPTMPRPDCPDKCGNMDIPFPFGIGHGCFRDGFEVLCNNSRTFLPDTGRTATWETGRGLYLPLELESISVATGGVRAYTPISYMCATSATATSVADQNMYLETSPFVLSSTGNVFIGLGLSAEQSLFFTSTPESSFRCHTYDVRELNTSDGVCTRDCCETPVLSFATIIGWSTKFNDPTGLWPSHPCTYAMLVAKSWYNYTMPDLDGINTLLNKFTQGVPAVLDFAAGETWCPVEGQPRPPGFACIHGNSSCVNSTRRTPGYICKCLDYYVGNPYIPNGCQDIDECQGNPCSNGGICKNRLGGFDCPCKSGMKDDGKGGPCTESFPLAAKGAVGAIGGVLLLVILSFIIILHKQKRKMKELYKKNGGPTLEKANVIKLFKKGDLKPILKNSNLIGKGCFGEVYKGLLDNKLVAIKKPINGSVLESDQFANEVIIQSQVIHKNIVRLIGCCLEVDAPMLVYEFISQGSVHDILHNNSNNKVFLNLDARVSIAAQSADGLAYMHSKANIRILHGDVKPANILLDDNFVAKISDFGISRLIAREKEHTGSIIGDMNYMDPVYLQEGILTEKSDVYSFGIVILELISTRRAIHSENNNLVKSFLEAHKKQKKTTELFDKEIAMAEDLEHLDILVVMAMECLNLDVDQRPTMMEIAERLLILSRSRKV; translated from the exons ATGACCACGCCCAGCACGCGATTCCATTCCCACAAGCTGCTGGTACTTGTGCTAACCCTAGTAGTCATCCTTGCCGCCACGGCTCAAGAGCAGCAGCCGACAATGCCACGCCCGGATTGCCCCGACAAGTGCGGCAACATGGACATCCCCTTCCCGTTCGGCATCGGCCACGGCTGCTTCCGGGACGGCTTCGAGGTGTTGTGCAACAACTCTCGCACCTTCCTTCCTGACACGGGAAGAACAGCAACATGGGAGACTGGCAGAGGCCTTTATTTGCCGCTCGAGCTGGAGAGCATATCTGTGGCCACGGGCGGGGTTCGTGCGTACACGCCGATCTCATACATGTGCGCCACAAGTGCCACCGCCACTTCCGTCGCGGATCAGAATATGTATTTGGAGACATCTCCGTTCGTCTTGTCGTCCACGGGGAATGTTTTCATAGGCCTTGGCCTGAGCGCCGAACAAAGTCTGTTTTTCACTTCTACTCCTGAGAGCTCGTTCCGTTGCCATACATATGATGTCCGCGAATTGAACACCAGCGACGGGGTGTGCACGAGGGACTGCTGCGAGACCCCCGTTCTCAGCTTCGCCACGATTATAGGCTGGTCTACCAAATTTAATGATCCTACAGGTTTGTGGCCATCCCACCCGTGCACCTACGCCATGCTGGTAGCGAAGTCATGGTACAACTACACTATGCCGGACCTTGACGGCATTAATACGCTACTCAACAAGTTCACCCAGGGCGTCCCCGCAGTGCTCGATTTCGCCGCGGGGGAGACTTGGTGTCCGGTGGAAGGACAGCCACGGCCTCCGGGCTTCGCCTGCATCCATGGCAACAGCTCTTGTGTCAACTCAACCCGCCGTACTCCTGGCTACATCTGCAAGTGCCTCGATTATTACGTTGGCAATCCTTACATCCCCAACGGATGCCAAG ACATTGACGAATGCCAAGGGAATCCCTGCTCAAATGGCGGGATCTGCAAAAACAGGCTGGGAGGCTTTGACTGTCCATGCAAATCCGGAATGAAAGACGACGGCAAAGGAGGGCCCTGCACAGAGTCATTCCCTCTAGCTGCAAAGGGGGCCGTAG GTGCAATAGGTGGTGTTCTTCTCCTGGTGATTCTATCGTTTATTATTATCCTTCACAAACAAAAAAGGAAGATGAAGGAATTGTACAAAAAGAACGGCGGCCCTACATTAGAGAAGGCAAACGTCATTAAGCTGTTCAAAAAGGGGGACCTCAAGCCTATTCTAAAGAACAGCAACTTGATTGGAAAAGGTTGCTTTGGTGAAGTTTACAAGGGCCTTCTTGACAATAAACTAGTTGCAATAAAGAAGCCAATTAATGGTAGTGTGCTAGAGAGTGATCAGTTTGCCAATGAAGTCATCATCCAATCTCAAGTCATCCACAAAAACATTGTTAGGCTTATTGGTTGCTGCCTTGAAGTTGACGCGCCTATGCTGGTCTACGAGTTCATCTCCCAAGGTAGCGTACATGACATTCTTCACAACAACAGCAATAACAAGGTGTTCCTCAACTTGGATGCACGTGTAAGTATCGCTGCACAGTCTGCGGATGGTCTAGCTTATATGCATTCAAAAGCAAATATTAGAATTCTGCATGGTGATGTCAAACCAGCAAATATACTCTTAGATGACAACTTTGTAGCCAAGATTTCAGACTTCGGCATATCTAGGTTGATTGCTAGAGAAAAGGAACACACTGGATCAATCATCGGTGACATGAATTATATGGATCCGGTATATCTACAAGAAGGCATACTCACCGAAAAAAGTGATGTTTACAGTTTTGGAATTGTTATCCTGGAACTTATTAGCACCAGGAGGGCCATACATTCTGAGAATAATAACTTGGTAAAGAGCTTTCTTGAAGCCCATaagaaacagaaaaaaacaaCCGAGCTTTTCGACAAGGAAATTGCAATGGCTGAAGATTTGGAGCATCTTGATATTCTAGTAGTTATGGCCATGGAATGCCTTAACCTTGATGTAGACCAGCgaccaacgatgatggagatagcTGAGAGGCTACTCATACTGAGTCGATCTCGTAAGGTGTAA